From the genome of Malus sylvestris chromosome 6, drMalSylv7.2, whole genome shotgun sequence, one region includes:
- the LOC126625495 gene encoding uncharacterized protein LOC126625495, whose product MHDPGEQHMNAVMRILRYLKGSLSKGILFKRNNHFSVEGYTDADWAGSIDDRRSTSGYFTFVGGNLVTWRSKKQNVVTRSSAKAEYRDSPFFWGFPFLSHDISLTLFIFSSSSTLTHLYSFSSSFAETHTHPHLYTCNHNKVTPLPSSLVILVRHWTSKIGEKYHENYLPALHSTITVHHSSLVNFDHFRPRSSENTKEGHCSFWKFPIRGRLATFQPFFRPTPISIGPPKGEAHCKDLRSSRGRFDPMSCSVSRHLFSIYTYI is encoded by the exons atgcatgatcCTGGAGAACAACATATGAATGCCGTGATGAGAATATTACGATATTTGAAGGGAAGTCTGAGCAAAGGAATTTTGTTTAAGAGGAATAATCACTTTAGTGTTGAAGGTTATACTGATGCAGACTGGGCAGGTTCCATTGATGATAGACGCTCAACATCAGGTTACTTTACGTTTGTTGGAGGTAACTTGGTtacatggagaagtaagaaacagAATGTGGTTACCCGTTCCAGTGCAAAAGCAGAATACAGAG ATTCCCCATTTTTCTGGGGGTTTCCTTTTCTGTCCCATGATATCTCTCTCACactctttattttttcttcttcttccactctCACTCACCTTTACTCCTTCTCCTCATCTTTTGCcgagacacacacacacccacacctCTACACTTGCAACCACAACAAGGTAACACCCCTACCATCATCCCTTGTAATCCTTGTGAGGCATTGGACCTCGAAAATAGGAGAAAAGTACCATGAAAACTACCTCCCCGCACTACATAGTACCATCACTGTGCATCACTCTTCTCTGGTGAATTTTGACCATTTCCGGCCAAG GAGCTCGGAAAACACAAAGGAAGGTCACTGTTCATTCTGGAAATTTCCAATCCGTGGTCGTTTGGCCACTTTCCAGCCATTTTTTCGGCCAACTCCAATCTCCATTGGGCCTCCTAAAG gtgAAGCGCATTGCAAGGATCTTCGAAGCTCGCGAGGCAGGTTCGACCCGATGTCATGTTCTGTGAGTAGgcatttgttttctatatatacatatatatag